TGAAAGGGCTTGGATTGGTTCCAGAAGGCGAACAAAAAATCTACTTTTATCAGAATAAAGACGAGCGCTCTATCGGCATCGCACAATAAAGCTTGCTGGCAAATTTTTACTAAGAGGTGCGCTTTAAAGAACGCATGCGTTCTACCATGGCTGCGATTATTTCAATTGCTTTGTCTATTTCTTGCGCAGTCGTCGTCCTTCCCACGGAGAAGCGAATAGCTGAAGCTGCCTGCGCGTGCGTAATTCCCATATTAAGAAGGATGCGAGAAGGCTCTAGAGCGCCTGAAGAACAAGCAGAACCATGGCTGACGGAAATGCCTGCCATATCTAAGTTGATAAGTAAAGCCTCTCCATCTACTCCTAGAAAGGAGATATTTGTTGTATTGGCAATGCGAGGTCCCTGGCCATTTACCACAACTTCGCCTAGCCGGTTTATCAAGCCTTGCTCCAATTGATCGCGTCGCTCTTTTAAATGCCTCGTAATGGCGTCCTGCTCCTTTTCTAAAATAGCGATAGCTTCGGCCAAACCAACAATTCCGGGCAAATTTTCCGTTCCGGCCCGTCGATTAAACTCTTGGCTTCCCCCAACAAAAAGAGGCGCAAGCTTCAAAAACTGCTTGCAAAAACAGACGCCTACCCCCTTTGGAGCATGAATTTTATGGCCGCTGAAAAACATAGCTGAAACGCCTTTTGGAATAGAAAAAGATTCCTTTCCCAAGAGGGCGACTCCATCTACAACAAAAGGAATATTGGCCTGAGAAGCAATCTCTGCGATCCCCTCAATGTCGGTTTTTACCCCTGTCTCATTATTGACAGACATTAATGTAATGAGACGAGTATCGGGACGAATAGCTTCTTTGACAGCCTCGGGGCGAACAGCTCCCCATAAGCCGGTTGGCAGAAAAGTGGCCTCATACCCTTGCTTTTCAAACTCTCTGACAGTTTGATAGATACAGGAATGCTCAACGCTTGAGGTAATGATATGGCCTGCTAATGATCTTTTGAGGATCCCATACAGCAATAAATAAGCCCCTTCTGTTCCACCGGAAGTAAAAATTAAGTCTGTGGGCTGAACGCGAAGAAAACGCGCAATCAATTGACGGCTTTGTTCTAATTTACGGCGACACCACTGACCTTGAACATGAAGACTGGAAGGATTTCCCTCTTCTTCTTCTAACTCTTGAACAATTGCTTGCAAGACCCGTTTATCAATGCGTGTGCTTGAGTTGCAATCAAGGTAGATCCGCTGAGTCATATTTTTCCTGGATTTTAATGACAACAACAGTAATGTTGTCATATCCGCCTCTTTGCTTTGCCGTCTCTACAAGTTTCGCTGCCATATTTTCTTCAGGCGTTTGCACAAGAATGCGTTGAATGTCTTGATCGCTTAAGAGGTCCGTCAGGCCATCCGTGCACATTAAAAGAATATCGTTTGCATGGATCATATCATGCCGAATACTTGGCTCTACATAAGGCTCTGTGCCGATCGCTTTAGTAATGATATTTTTGTATTGAAAATCTTCTGCTTGTTCCTCATTCAATTGACCCAGATCTATCAATTCCCTTAGCAAAGAATGATCGTGTGTAAGCTGCTCTAGTTTATTTTTACGCAACCGATAAATCCGGCTATCGCCAACATGGCCATAAACTATTCCTTTCGGATGCAGGAAAATACAGCAAAGCGTTGTCCCCATCCCTCTCATGCCTTCATGTTCCAGGCCCATTCGAAAAATAAGGGAATTAACCTCTTGAATAGCTTCTAATAAATGCTTTTGAACGGATTTTAAGCTCTTATCAGAAGAGATCAGTTTCTCTTTGAAGATTGTGCATAAATGATTAGCCGCTTCTTTAGAAGCAATTTCTCCAGCCTGGTGCCCACCCATTCCATCTGCCAGAACAAAAAATTGATCATCTAATAGCTGAGTCCAAAAATCCTCATTGTTCTGGCGAACAAGACCAACATCAGAAATGCCATAGACAGATATTTTGTAAAGCATTACTTGAAATGCCATAATAGAAGGTAAAACCTATACAGTTAGTACAATACGAATAGAATAGCAAATTTTGAAATGAGGAAAAGGAAATTTGTAGAAATCTTCTAATCCCCTTTTTCGCATTGTCAGCTTTCTGGTATTGTATTCTACTAAAAAAGTCTTTTTAAAGATAGAAAAGCTTAAAACCAGAGAAAAATTGCCGAATTAGGAGACTGCTCTGGAATGGCCAATTGTCTATATTCAAGATTATAGTTCCTTAGAGGGTGTATCCAAATTGCTAAGGCCGCAAAACACGTCCCATAAATAAGATCAATTGAGTCTTTTGATCTATAATAAAAAAATAAAAAGGACGGTCGATGGAAATTTCCTGTAAGTTCTCGCCCTCTCCTGGCCGAGCTTTTTGATTAGCCTTTATTCTAGGGGCGCCAATTGCATCTGTTCCCTTTTCATCTACGTGAATCAATGTTTTATGCACGGCCTTGTTTAAAAACACTCTTTTATCTTCTAAAATGTCAGAATAATCCGCTTGAGGAGTAAAAATTTGTTTGATACCCAATGCTTGCGCAAGGGGATTCAAATCTAATTTTTCCTCGATTCTAAAGCGCGGCAGGCCTAAGCGGAGCTGCTGAGGGCGGAGACCACCTCTCCATTTTTGCCAATTATCCGCATTGAGTTCGGGCTCCAAATTTTGCCAACCGCTCGCCTCAGTGGGAAGAAGAATAATCATCGCCAATTGAATTCCGCTCTCTTGAGCCTCGTAGGGAATCTCAATGAGAGTAAAATGCGGGGATACCCATGTCCGATAGCTGGCTATAGAGTGCATCATTTCCACTTGAGTCGTATATTGATCTCGAGTGTAAAAAGGAGCGCGGCTTGTTTGCCATAAGTCAAAAGGATGCATCCAAGCCCCCTTCATATAAATGGCTGTCGTTAAGACCAGTTGGGCGTTTTCAACCACATCCGCAGTGTTTAAAAGTTGATTGATCTTCCCTTTTGTTTGACTGGCTGTCCATTGATTAATTTTTTTAACGGATTGCACAAATTCATGTTGAAAATCGACAAATGCCAAGTCGAAATTAAAGCTGCGCTTAAGCGTTAGTGGATAGGCCGGCAGGATAGGCAGCCCCTCTTGCATCCAAATTGCATTGGCTAGAAAAAGCTGAGTCGCATTTTTGCCCTCGGCTAGAGCTAAAGAACGGTCAAGGCTGCCAATTAAAGGAGAAAGGCTCAAAGAATAATGCAAGGCTTGCTGGATTTCAATGGATGTTTGGCCTTTCGCTCCAACAGCGGCAAGGGCAAAACCTGTTCCGATGCTATAAGGAGAGAAAAAAAGATTGCCTTTGCGATTTTTCAGCTGTTGCAATAAATCGAATGCAAATTGATTCTGGCCCTGAATAAGCAAGTCAAAATAGCGGTTATCGACCGAAGGTGTTGGCTTGTCGGAGGCGGGAGCCTCTTGCGCCTGTAAAGAGAGGAAGAAAGAGAAAAAACAGAATAGTCCTAATAGGATTCGGTACATTCGAGATCTCCTTTTTCTAATATTTAAAGATCAATAGGACATTCATTAAATTAAAAAAAGCATGCATGCCGATGGGCGCCCACAAAGAGTGCTGCTTTTCATAAATATAGCCTAACACGCATGACAAAACAAAAAGAGAGGAAAGCAGCTCGATATTTGTCAATCCCTGCGAGCCTGAATAGTGGAAAATAGCGAAAAGCAAAGAAGTGAGCACAATAGCCAAGGGAACATGATTGAATTTTGATTTAAGCCAGGATTGCAGCAATCCCCGGAAAAGAAACTCTTCTGTAAAAGGAACCAAGCAGATCACTTCTATAGCAGTAATGGAAAAGATCAAGGGATCGGACAATAAGCTTTTCATATGCCTGACAGCCACTTGATCAAGCTCA
The nucleotide sequence above comes from Candidatus Protochlamydia phocaeensis. Encoded proteins:
- a CDS encoding Stp1/IreP family PP2C-type Ser/Thr phosphatase; translated protein: MAFQVMLYKISVYGISDVGLVRQNNEDFWTQLLDDQFFVLADGMGGHQAGEIASKEAANHLCTIFKEKLISSDKSLKSVQKHLLEAIQEVNSLIFRMGLEHEGMRGMGTTLCCIFLHPKGIVYGHVGDSRIYRLRKNKLEQLTHDHSLLRELIDLGQLNEEQAEDFQYKNIITKAIGTEPYVEPSIRHDMIHANDILLMCTDGLTDLLSDQDIQRILVQTPEENMAAKLVETAKQRGGYDNITVVVIKIQEKYDSADLP
- a CDS encoding cysteine desulfurase family protein, with protein sequence MTQRIYLDCNSSTRIDKRVLQAIVQELEEEEGNPSSLHVQGQWCRRKLEQSRQLIARFLRVQPTDLIFTSGGTEGAYLLLYGILKRSLAGHIITSSVEHSCIYQTVREFEKQGYEATFLPTGLWGAVRPEAVKEAIRPDTRLITLMSVNNETGVKTDIEGIAEIASQANIPFVVDGVALLGKESFSIPKGVSAMFFSGHKIHAPKGVGVCFCKQFLKLAPLFVGGSQEFNRRAGTENLPGIVGLAEAIAILEKEQDAITRHLKERRDQLEQGLINRLGEVVVNGQGPRIANTTNISFLGVDGEALLINLDMAGISVSHGSACSSGALEPSRILLNMGITHAQAASAIRFSVGRTTTAQEIDKAIEIIAAMVERMRSLKRTS
- a CDS encoding serpin family protein, producing the protein MYRILLGLFCFFSFFLSLQAQEAPASDKPTPSVDNRYFDLLIQGQNQFAFDLLQQLKNRKGNLFFSPYSIGTGFALAAVGAKGQTSIEIQQALHYSLSLSPLIGSLDRSLALAEGKNATQLFLANAIWMQEGLPILPAYPLTLKRSFNFDLAFVDFQHEFVQSVKKINQWTASQTKGKINQLLNTADVVENAQLVLTTAIYMKGAWMHPFDLWQTSRAPFYTRDQYTTQVEMMHSIASYRTWVSPHFTLIEIPYEAQESGIQLAMIILLPTEASGWQNLEPELNADNWQKWRGGLRPQQLRLGLPRFRIEEKLDLNPLAQALGIKQIFTPQADYSDILEDKRVFLNKAVHKTLIHVDEKGTDAIGAPRIKANQKARPGEGENLQEISIDRPFYFFIIDQKTQLILFMGRVLRP